One Nonomuraea angiospora DNA segment encodes these proteins:
- a CDS encoding roadblock/LC7 domain-containing protein, translating to MNDLSQSARGVDWLITDFVSTVPGVAHAVVVSSDGLPLAASAGFPADRADQLAAIASGLVSLTQGAARVFEGGPVNQTIVEMQRGLMLIMSISDGSCLAVLAAPDCDMGLVAYQMTLMVDRAGQVLTPAVRAELRASQTR from the coding sequence ATGAATGACCTGAGCCAGTCGGCACGTGGGGTGGACTGGTTAATCACCGATTTCGTCAGCACCGTTCCTGGCGTCGCGCACGCGGTGGTCGTCTCATCCGACGGGCTGCCGCTCGCGGCCTCCGCGGGATTCCCGGCTGACCGGGCCGACCAGCTGGCCGCCATCGCGTCGGGCCTGGTGAGCCTGACGCAGGGCGCGGCCAGGGTGTTCGAGGGCGGGCCGGTCAACCAGACGATCGTGGAGATGCAGCGCGGGCTGATGCTGATCATGTCGATCAGTGACGGCTCGTGTCTGGCGGTGCTGGCGGCTCCGGACTGTGACATGGGTCTGGTGGCGTACCAGATGACGCTGATGGTTGATCGCGCCGGTCAGGTGCTGACCCCGGCTGTGCGTGCCGAGCTGCGCGCCAGCCAGACCAGGTGA